In the Helianthus annuus cultivar XRQ/B chromosome 11, HanXRQr2.0-SUNRISE, whole genome shotgun sequence genome, one interval contains:
- the LOC110889964 gene encoding trafficking protein particle complex subunit 3 isoform X5: MAPVVPRSGDAIFANFERVNAELFTLTYGAIVRQLLTDLEEVEEVNKQLDQMGYNIGIRLIDEFLAKSNVTRCVDFRETAEVIAKMDMDSDSIKVDLENGSTTNLDLEDDEVGSVEVSMKTEVTWVRDMLRGDDAFEFQVKLLKQVPEEYPYKDDE; this comes from the exons ATGGCTCCCGTTGTTCCTAGATCCGGTGATGCTATATTCGCCAACTTTGAGCGTGTG AACGCTGAGTTGTTTACTTTGACGTATGGAGCGATAGTGCGACAGTTGCTTACAGATCTGGAAGAGGTTGAGGAAGTTAATAAGCAGCTTGATCAAAT GGGTTACAATATTGGAATCCGGCTGATCGATGAGTTTCTTGCGAAATCTAATGTGACTAGATGTGTTGATTTTAGGGAAACCGCTGAAGTCATTGCCAAG ATGGATATGGATTCTGATTCTATCAAAGTCGACCTAGAAAATGGTAGCACTACGAATTTGGATTTGGAAGATGATGAAGTTGGCTCTGTGGAG GTGTCGATGAAGACTGAAGTCACATGGGTCAGGGATATGCTTAGAGGAGATGATGCGTTTGAGTTTCAGGTGAAGCTTCTTAAACAAGTTCCAGAGGAATATCCGTACAAAGATGACGAGTAA
- the LOC110889964 gene encoding trafficking protein particle complex subunit 3 isoform X1 gives MAPVVPRSGDAIFANFERVNAELFTLTYGAIVRQLLTDLEEVEEVNKQLDQMGYNIGIRLIDEFLAKSNVTRCVDFRETAEVIAKVGFKMFLGVTASVSNWDTEGTCCSLILEDNPLVDFVELPDTCQGLNYCSILSGVVRGALEMMDMDSDSIKVDLENGSTTNLDLEDDEVGSVEVSMKTEVTWVRDMLRGDDAFEFQVKLLKQVPEEYPYKDDE, from the exons ATGGCTCCCGTTGTTCCTAGATCCGGTGATGCTATATTCGCCAACTTTGAGCGTGTG AACGCTGAGTTGTTTACTTTGACGTATGGAGCGATAGTGCGACAGTTGCTTACAGATCTGGAAGAGGTTGAGGAAGTTAATAAGCAGCTTGATCAAAT GGGTTACAATATTGGAATCCGGCTGATCGATGAGTTTCTTGCGAAATCTAATGTGACTAGATGTGTTGATTTTAGGGAAACCGCTGAAGTCATTGCCAAG GTTGGCTTCAAAATGTTTTTAGGGGTAACGGCATCCGTGAGTAACTGGGATACAGAGGGAACTTGTTGCAGTCTCATTTTGGAGGATAACCCGCTTGTAGACTTTGTCGAGCTTCCAGACACCTGCCAAGGTTTAAATTACTGTAGCATTCTAAGTGGAGTTGTTAGGGGAGCTTTAGAGATG ATGGATATGGATTCTGATTCTATCAAAGTCGACCTAGAAAATGGTAGCACTACGAATTTGGATTTGGAAGATGATGAAGTTGGCTCTGTGGAG GTGTCGATGAAGACTGAAGTCACATGGGTCAGGGATATGCTTAGAGGAGATGATGCGTTTGAGTTTCAGGTGAAGCTTCTTAAACAAGTTCCAGAGGAATATCCGTACAAAGATGACGAGTAA
- the LOC110889964 gene encoding trafficking protein particle complex subunit 3 isoform X4, translating into MGYNIGIRLIDEFLAKSNVTRCVDFRETAEVIAKVGFKMFLGVTASVSNWDTEGTCCSLILEDNPLVDFVELPDTCQGLNYCSILSGVVRGALEMMDMDSDSIKVDLENGSTTNLDLEDDEVGSVEVSMKTEVTWVRDMLRGDDAFEFQVKLLKQVPEEYPYKDDE; encoded by the exons AT GGGTTACAATATTGGAATCCGGCTGATCGATGAGTTTCTTGCGAAATCTAATGTGACTAGATGTGTTGATTTTAGGGAAACCGCTGAAGTCATTGCCAAG GTTGGCTTCAAAATGTTTTTAGGGGTAACGGCATCCGTGAGTAACTGGGATACAGAGGGAACTTGTTGCAGTCTCATTTTGGAGGATAACCCGCTTGTAGACTTTGTCGAGCTTCCAGACACCTGCCAAGGTTTAAATTACTGTAGCATTCTAAGTGGAGTTGTTAGGGGAGCTTTAGAGATG ATGGATATGGATTCTGATTCTATCAAAGTCGACCTAGAAAATGGTAGCACTACGAATTTGGATTTGGAAGATGATGAAGTTGGCTCTGTGGAG GTGTCGATGAAGACTGAAGTCACATGGGTCAGGGATATGCTTAGAGGAGATGATGCGTTTGAGTTTCAGGTGAAGCTTCTTAAACAAGTTCCAGAGGAATATCCGTACAAAGATGACGAGTAA
- the LOC110889964 gene encoding trafficking protein particle complex subunit 3 isoform X2: protein MAPVVPRSGDAIFANFERVNAELFTLTYGAIVRQLLTDLEEVEEVNKQLDQMGYNIGIRLIDEFLAKSNVTRCVDFRETAEVIAKVGFKMFLGVTASVSNWDTEGTCCSLILEDNPLVDFVELPDTCQGLNYCSILSGVVRGALEMVSMKTEVTWVRDMLRGDDAFEFQVKLLKQVPEEYPYKDDE from the exons ATGGCTCCCGTTGTTCCTAGATCCGGTGATGCTATATTCGCCAACTTTGAGCGTGTG AACGCTGAGTTGTTTACTTTGACGTATGGAGCGATAGTGCGACAGTTGCTTACAGATCTGGAAGAGGTTGAGGAAGTTAATAAGCAGCTTGATCAAAT GGGTTACAATATTGGAATCCGGCTGATCGATGAGTTTCTTGCGAAATCTAATGTGACTAGATGTGTTGATTTTAGGGAAACCGCTGAAGTCATTGCCAAG GTTGGCTTCAAAATGTTTTTAGGGGTAACGGCATCCGTGAGTAACTGGGATACAGAGGGAACTTGTTGCAGTCTCATTTTGGAGGATAACCCGCTTGTAGACTTTGTCGAGCTTCCAGACACCTGCCAAGGTTTAAATTACTGTAGCATTCTAAGTGGAGTTGTTAGGGGAGCTTTAGAGATG GTGTCGATGAAGACTGAAGTCACATGGGTCAGGGATATGCTTAGAGGAGATGATGCGTTTGAGTTTCAGGTGAAGCTTCTTAAACAAGTTCCAGAGGAATATCCGTACAAAGATGACGAGTAA
- the LOC110889964 gene encoding trafficking protein particle complex subunit 3 isoform X3 has product MAPVVPRSGDAIFANFERVNAELFTLTYGAIVRQLLTDLEEVEEVNKQLDQMGYNIGIRLIDEFLAKSNVTRCVDFRETAEVIAKVGFKMFLGVTASVSNWDTEGTCCSLILEDNPLVDFVELPDTCQGLNYCSILSGVVRGALEMLTLTPLTFIAGHPFDLHRRSSLRPSSSDIG; this is encoded by the exons ATGGCTCCCGTTGTTCCTAGATCCGGTGATGCTATATTCGCCAACTTTGAGCGTGTG AACGCTGAGTTGTTTACTTTGACGTATGGAGCGATAGTGCGACAGTTGCTTACAGATCTGGAAGAGGTTGAGGAAGTTAATAAGCAGCTTGATCAAAT GGGTTACAATATTGGAATCCGGCTGATCGATGAGTTTCTTGCGAAATCTAATGTGACTAGATGTGTTGATTTTAGGGAAACCGCTGAAGTCATTGCCAAG GTTGGCTTCAAAATGTTTTTAGGGGTAACGGCATCCGTGAGTAACTGGGATACAGAGGGAACTTGTTGCAGTCTCATTTTGGAGGATAACCCGCTTGTAGACTTTGTCGAGCTTCCAGACACCTGCCAAGGTTTAAATTACTGTAGCATTCTAAGTGGAGTTGTTAGGGGAGCTTTAGAGATG TTGACGCTCACCCCTTTGACCTTCATCGCTGGCCATCCCTTCGACCTTCATCGCCGCTCATCCCTTCGACCTTCATCATCGGACATTGGCTAA
- the LOC110889963 gene encoding 2S seed storage protein-like: MAKITLLLLALAALVALATAHTTIITTTIDDENPISEQRQCRQQVQGQRLNQCRMFLQQGQRGQQHQQQQHQQQEQQLLQQCCQELQNIEGQCQCEAVKQVVRDAQRQQQQRPRMPFQGSQQSQQLKQRAQILPNVCNLQSRRCEIESVRSVAESNFEIPFDMPFDIPWPFRPSSESQQCRQSEIQRPVSQCQRYVEQQIQSSRPYQQSPYDRRQQSPYDRRQQSPYEQRQGPYEQRPYEQRPYQQRGGRQQEQQGLQQCCNELQNVRRECQCEAIKEVGQRMRQQQQQQRRQYGGQQTQTVERILENLPNQCDLDVQQCNIPY; encoded by the exons ATGGCAAAGATAACACTTCTCTTGCTCGCCTTAGCTGCTCTTGTAGCCTTGGCTACAGCCCACacaaccatcatcaccaccaccatcgacGACGAGAACCCGATCTCCGAACAAAGGCAATGTAGGCAACAGGTACAGGGACAAAGGTTGAACCAGTGTCGCATGTTCCTCCAGCAAGGTCAGAGGGGGCAGCAACACCAACAGCAACAGCATCAGCAGCAGGAGCAGCAGCTCCTCCAGCAGTGTTGTCAAGAGCTTCAAAACATCGAAGGACAGTGCCAATGTGAGGCGGTGAAGCAGGTGGTCCGAGATGCTCAGCGACAGCAGCAACAGCGACCGCGGATGCCCTTCCAGGGTTCTCAGCAGTCTCAACAGTTGAAGCAGAGGGCTCAGATTCTCCCTAACGTATGCAACCTTCAATCAAGACGATGCGAAATCGAAAGCGTCAGGAGTGTTGCTGAGAGCAATTTTGAAATCCCATTTGATATGCCGTTTGATATCCCTTGGCCCTTTCGCCCAAGCTCAGAGTCACAGCAATGCAGACAGAGTGAAATCCAAAGGCCTGTGAGTCAGTGCcaaag GTATGTGGAGCAGCAAATTCAGTCCTCCAGGCCATACCAACAGAGCCCGTACGACCGGAGGCAACAGAGCCCATACGACCGGAGGCAACAGAGCCCATATGAACAGAGGCAAGGACCATACGAACAGAGGCCATACGAACAGAGGCCATACCAACAGCGAGGAGGACGACAGCAGGAGCAGCAAGGGCTCCAGCAATGCTGCAACGAGCTCCAAAACGTGAGGAGGGAGTGTCAGTGCGAGGCGATTAAGGAAGTGGGCCAAAGAATGaggcagcagcaacaacaacaacgtagGCAGTATGGTGGGCAGCAGACACAAACTGTGGAGAGAATTCTTGAGAATCTGCCTAACCAATGCGACCTAGATGTCCAGCAATGCAACATCCCCTACTGA
- the LOC110888026 gene encoding pollen-specific leucine-rich repeat extensin-like protein 4, which translates to MAAQTLSKHELFDRIESSIARMSDILKNRPRFPTLAPKPIPIATPPPPISASEPPVPVITPPPSAATPPPKQVFTAVTPPPKPAPATQFTPSPPLQKLTMMTLSVSSPSLTNTTSSYIKNVLAPKTECA; encoded by the coding sequence ATGGCTGCTCAAACTCTATCCAAACACGAGTTGTTCGATCGAATCGAGTCAAGTATTGCTCGGATGAGTGATATTCTCAAAAATCGACCTCGGTTCCCTACCCTTGCTCCAAAACCCATTCCGAtagccacaccaccaccacccatttCTGCCAGTGAGCCACCTGTTCCGGTTATCACACCACCACCATCTGCCGCTACCCCACCACCAAAACAAGTGTTCACAGCAGTTACACCACCACCAAAACCAGCCCCCGCCACCCAGTTCACACCGTCACCACCACTCCAAAAACTCACTATGATGACTTTATCAGTTTCTTCTCCATCTTTGACGAACACTACCTCATCATATATCAAGAATGTTTTGGCTCCAAAAACTGAGTGCGCTTGA